Genomic segment of Arachis hypogaea cultivar Tifrunner chromosome 11, arahy.Tifrunner.gnm2.J5K5, whole genome shotgun sequence:
gatatccgatatccgatccgatccgcaaatgtgcggatcggatccggcactaaaaagtgcggatatcatatccgatccgatccgatagaagttgtgcggatcggatagaattttcggccatatccgatccgatccgatccgcggacacccctagaattattattgttgcttgtgatttgttAGTTTGGCTTTGAAAAAATAGCTCAGCAGTggttgttttaatgattttaggaCTATTATGATATGATATTTTTAAGGAAATTGGTGAGATTTGGTagttgaaagattaaattaaaaactaaaaaaaatcggtAATAGTAAAGCTTAAAAAATAGACTTAAAACTCAAGATGAAAACTTGAAGAATTTTGGAAATGAGATTCAgttttttgataaaattataattggggAATCAAGATTTATATTTGATAATGaaatagtaatttaataaaaaattgaagttaattttataattatatacgtTTTTCGGGTATTTTAGGTAATAAGTAAAGTTTAGGGGtaaaatagatattttataaaagttcaagctatttttataaatatgaaaataattgaggatttgaatataattttataaaatattgaggTTAAAAAAATAGAACATTAAGAGATTCGTGATTTAGAAAGTAATTGATAAAAGTTTAAAAGTAAgattttataaactaagttttaagaaaagatataaatatattatttatttgctatttaaaatatcttatttatattattgttattattatgttattaagaatattatctagtaaagatattattaatattattatacgtTAGAAAAGAGCAAACAAAGTAATTATAAAAACTTTAGAGAATGCATACTTAATTAAAGTACTTTACAATTCTTTTCCATAAGATACTTAGGAAAAGACGAAGAAAGAATGTGAAGTTGAGTTATgataaagaattaaaatattgaagaaaagaagagagaaggaaaataagtaagaaaataaaaagaaagatgagaaagaaaagaatgtattaactaaagggatatctgccacaggagagtagagagcagagaacaaagactAAAAGATTTTAATGAACGTCTGCCACAGTAGAGCAGATAGAAAAGAATGTATTAATTAAAGGAATATCTACCACAGTAGAGTAGAGAGCAaggattgaaaagaaattgagtgctatttgggccttagtgccaagtgtctagtggggacggcgatacgtaacactcacttgacactataaggacggctcagtgaggacggcgatgcgtaaTGCTCACTGAAGACCAAAAGAAAGGTTTCCCCATAAGAacggcgatgcgtaacgctcatGGAGGGGACGTTGATACTATAGGGACGACTCAGtgaggacggcgatgcgtaacgctcactGGAGACCATAAAGAAGGTTCCACCATGAGGACGGTGATGCGTAACACTCATGTAGGAGACGTTGGCTGAGATAAGGACGACGGTAAGAAACGCTTATCTCAAGACCAGTGTCGAGAATCGGGCAACAaatcgacacatgagctcattacctgtataggactagacatgcatcatacttgtttgtgcatactTGTTGTGATTATGTTTTcatgattgtgtgtgcttgtgattggattTTATGTTCTGTAATTGCCTCCTGATTTGTGTTTGTCTTACATTATTTGTGCCTATGATTGATTCTGTTTTGTGATTGAATTTTGATGGTGATTCGTGTTGAATTGGGCCGTAGGCCAAGTTGATTTAATTTGGACCAGAGACCGAATtgatttgttttgagccaaaggCCGTGATTGGAAAGACCAGCAGTAGGCTTTGGTTAAAATGGTTTCTTAGTAAGCGGTGAAATATATGAAATGTCATTTTGCGTGAAATTTTTATAAGGAAAATAAgagttttaaatttgaataataaacTTAACTTCTaatcccgaccctactaagaattcTCCAGTTCTTATCCCCGATCTCCAcccccctttcagctacaggtgcaaaGGCTTATTGCGAAGTTGCGGGAGCATAGAGGAATATGTTTACGAGTTGAGTtgctagaatttattttttttctcgccttgttaattagagttttattcagaGGGGTAGGTTCTGTAATTGCTTTTGTATGTAATACTAcaatgtattattaatattaagtatgtgaatatGTGTTGTTTGTTCTTGTTGGAAAAGTTATAAGTTTTAGTAAAACCATCGATAGTTTTATGCGTAAAGActtaatattaaatagataataaaaggaaTTAGGTTAGTAACGCCTCGCTTTTGGTaggatcatgaggtgctaaaagttagggtgttacaaatatcACGCTTCCTGCCGCACCACTCTGATAGTaagaagtattacgacgactcttatatatataataaaaagataGGAGCCCTTGACCCGAAATTGTATCGTTGTTCTCtttgaaaaaaaatcggaaatactcttttattaaaaacaaacaagcataaacatatatacaaaacttcttatacaagtaacttatacatattatatacatacaaatcatacaactcctatccctcttacaaaattataaTGACAAAGGCGAGGGATAAACCATGattaatatatatacaaacaaaaACAGTACAGCTAATGACTTCGCAAAACTTCCTCAGCTTCCTCGCCCGTCCTAAAAAGAAAAGTCTgtaggggtgagaacatcatcctcgctaGTTCTCAATagagaatttttaagaatttttataagaagatattttaaataaaattatttacaattGTAGATTGTCAGCTCATCCTTCAATTTTAAAActcatatttttcttataaaaattccACACAAAAAATAACATTCTATACATTTCACcgtttacaaaaaattattttttccaaAACTTACCGCTGATCCAACtaatcacggcctccggcccaaattaaCTCAACTTGGCCTCCAACCCAAACTAAATCATCTTGGCCTCTGGCCCAATTCAAAACAAATCACCGCTATCATCAATCCACCACCAATACTTCGAAAACATAAAtcaatcacaagcacaaataaatacAAGACAAATACATTTAAAGAACAGTTACAGTAGGTATCACAATTACCAGCTAAAAAAATTCAtcagataggcaaaccaaaacacttaATCACacacaaacaaagcaaacaaatgcaacatgatgcatacctgtcctactagccatgagctcacgtgtagGTTATATTGCCAGAACCCGATACATCTGGcagctaacccggatatcgtcTCTTTGACATGccgccacactcttgggatatagtgcccgccacACTCATGGGATACAGTGCCCGTCGCATTTTCTAGGATAAAGTGTTCCCACACTCTTGGAATATAGCATCCACCACGCTTTCgggatatagtgcctgtcacactcatgggatatagtatCCGACACACTTTCCAGGGTAAAgtgctcccacactcttgggatatagcgcccgtcacgctcttgggatatagtgcccaacACACTCATGAGAGATAGTGCCCGACACACTTTACAACAGAGAGAAAATGATAcaacaaatcaaaataaaatatacattcaCACTTCACATTCATAATCATTGTCCTCATAATCACTTTcaatcattcttcttcctcatctcttacttggagcaagtggacaacgccattgCATCTTACCCAGCTTCTCAAGTCTTactcggagcaagtggataacaccactgcatcttacccggtaATTCAAATCGTAAATCTCCTCTTCCTTTAAAACCAAAACCTTCAAAATCATTTTCGAATTTAAACTCTTTTCAAAAGACAAAGGAAAACCATTTATTAGTTAAATCCCTTGGCAAAGCTTCTAGACTTTTAGGAGAGCAACAACTAATCTCATtttaaaaccaaatcatttaaactcaaacataattcattcttttcttaagtaaatcaaaatcaaataaaacaatTCTTCAATCCAAGTTAACCAAAATAAAACTTCTCAAAATTCTTCTAAAAATTTCGGCAACACTTCTCCTAAAACTCAAACTTTACCACCCTTCTCGAGTCCCATCTAAATCatttttcaaactcttttcaaatcgTTTCCAATAAATCAAACCGATTCCAACTgcaaaatcattttcaataaatcaaaatcatTTCTAATATCACAACATctataaaatcaaaccaattaaaaATCAAACTGCTTACAAAACCAAactattttcatatctcaaatcataTCCAATTCTCATAATCATTTCCAATATTCTCAAATCATCCTATCATAATCTAGAAACCAAATTCAAAAAATCAGTCTAACAACGAccaactcaacaaactaaaacaACAAATCAGAATAACCAGCTTCCTcaataattcaataaatcaatCAGATAAATAATCACATCCATCCAAAcagttcaattcaattcataagactaacgtaatcataaaaatatatttttcatactaTTATCGACTTATAACAACTcttgaaagtaaaataaaatttaagaaaatgcCCCTACCTAGATTTTCGAGAAACTCTGTAATTATTGAATACAACAAACCCTTTCTACTGGCCCCCGGCAGCGGTAGCCGCAGCCTCAGCTCCAAACCACTTTCGCAGCAACTACAACAACTCGCAACTAAGAAAAAATTGAACCAAGTAGCATAGCTCCTTGAACGGCAGTGGCGCGGGACACAGCTCCTCCTCTCCCAGTTCGACGGCAACGACGACGATTCCTCGTGGTGGTCGCGCTCCTCCCTTCGGCAACGTCAGCAGTGACTGGCGGCGAGTTGGGCACGACGACGTGGTGCGGTGGCTGGTGCGgtctccttcctctcttccttTCTCCTCCCGTTCTCTGCTCTCTCGAATCTCACTCTCCCTTTTCCCCTATTTTtatttcccccctttttttttgttcCCAGCTGTGTGTGTTAGGAAGGGATAGGTGAATGGCGGTGGTTATTAGTAaatgttagggttagggttatgttttagggatttgatttgatttggaattagggtttaggtagagtattaattaaaaatcaaatttaatctaataaaattacTTTAAGAATACCATTTTATTTAATCAATTTGCCAATTGATTTTTCAAACAAGATTTCCAATTTAAAAGTAAAGGTaatcaaataaatttttctttattcataaaattaaccaaaattttcaattatttaatttaaattatatataaaactcttttttatttccaattactaaaattttaaattttaattaaacaaaaaccCAAATTATTAATTTCAATCAAACAAAAGTATCTAATTGTaatcgaaaattatataaatctaaattaatttaaaatttaatgtctCATAACTTTGATTTATTTCCTTTTCGATAAAgacaactttttaaaaataaaagcatatatataaaaattcgGAATCTTGCACTAGAAATGGTGCAATATATACAATCTCCCTGCCATATAAATAAACATGTACAAGATGtcctggtacgggttgagagatggatcgagaacttgTGGGTTGAGGCAGATGCCGGATTATTTGACTGGAGcaagggggtggtacctgcaaagacactccgacgctcaagtcagaatggatctaagaggtagaaggtgtgaggaatgaatgtatacctggagggacctgggtcctctatttataggtgatggtgaatatcttatcttatcttatttggctaagataagggagacgtttgaattatcttatcttatcttacttgactaagataagggagacgtttgaattcgaaagttggttaggagctctagtGGGTCGATTTTGGGCCTTCTGAAAGGGCAAAGCGGGTCAGATCCGGGTAGCCGGATTCGGAGACCGTTCTGGGTATAggatccgtgggccggatccgtaacagttgcccccggagCGAGAGAGTGAGGGTGCTCGGTCTCATCGCTGGAGGAACCTTTTCCTTGCCGTTGTGGTTTGGCAAGGAGATCGTTGTTTGGTTTTTCCGGTCGAGGTCGACGATTTGGGGAGTTCCTGGCCGTTTCATGGTCAGGCGAAGAGCGCGTTGTTTGGGCGTTTCATCACATGCCAGGTTTGATGACCGTAACAGTTGCTCCCAGAGTATGAGAGTATGCTTTCTTGGTCTCAGTGCTAAGTTGTTGGAGAATCCGATCCTCTGTAGTTTGGGAGACTGTGAGGGGCCTGAAAAAGGTGTGACGTCATTCTGCACCAATTGGTAGGATGATGTTGGTCAGTCTGGCTTTCTGCAAGTTGGAAGACCTGTCCTCATGTTTGTTTTGTGTGGCCTTTTTTTTTGGGCCGTTATTGTGAACTTATTTTAGACCTCTTAGTGGGCCGATTTCAAGACTTTGTTTATTTAGCTTATTTGGATTTCTGTTTTGTTGGCTTTGCGGGTGATCGATTCATGAGTCactatttttgttatttggatatccgttttgttatttaGATATCCGTTATGTTGGCCTTAGGGTGATCGATCCCTGGGCTGCCATTTTTTATTTGGATacccgttttgttatttggatatccgttttgttggcctagGGGTGATCGATTCTCGAGTAGCTGTTTATTTATTTGGATATTCGTTCTGTTATTTGAATATCCGTtctgttggcctcggggtgatcgatccccgggccgccattttttgttatttggatacccattttgttatttggatatccgttttgttggcctagGGGTGATCGATCCttgggtagccgtttacttatttggatatctgttCTGTTGGCTTCGGGATGATCGATCCCCAGGCCgccattttttgttatttggatatcctttttgtttttttggatatccgttttgttggcctaggggtgatcgattcccagatagctgtttacttatttggatattcattttgttatttggatatccgttctgttggcctcggggtgatcgatcccCGAGCCgccattttttgttatttggatatccgttttgttggcctaggggtgatcgattcccaggtagctgtttacttatttggatatccattctgttatttggatatccattctgttggcctcggggtgatcgatccATGGGTGTAGCCGCGTTTAGTTCGTGTCGTCAAACGGGGCAATGCTTTTGAAATAATGAATTTCATTTGTggtttgggcctcgttaaaaccttccGATGTGGGTAGGAAAGAGTGCCCAGTAAGAAAATATACGATTGAATAACTTAAGCAATAAATGAAAGTGAAGAAGGCAAAATATAAAAGGTAAAGAGATAGTCTTAAACGACCTCGATCTTGTTGCTTTGGAAGGATGTTTCTACATATAGTAGCACTGTAAGTTGGTAGAATTTTAGGATCTTGGGAGCTTGGTCCCATCTAGTCTTTCGAGCCTGTAGGCTCCTTTTCTGATTACCGTTTTGATTTGGTAGGGACCCTCCTAGTTGGGCGTGAGCTTCCCTTTTCCGGGAGTGGGTAGACTGATGTTGTTTTGTCGTAAGACGAGGTCTCCTGGTCCGAAGTCTCGTCATACCGTGCTGCCATTGTACCTTAGGCTTATTCTCTATTTTAGGGCTAGCTCCCGTAGGTGTGCTATACTCCTGACCTTGTCTGCAAGGCCCTACTTTGCTTCTTTGTCGTTTCCTCCCATGGTTCTGCGTGAACTTTGGTGTGCATCGAGGTCGGAAAGGAAGATGCCTGCCGCGTCTCAGGATCTCTTGCGTAGAGATAGGCTGGTGTTGTCGTATTCTACTGTGGTTTCCCGGTCTCCGTGGATGGTTCCGATGGAGCCATCTTCTGCCGTGAACTTCATTAgaaggtatttggtaaagatgacAGCGGAGAGGtcattgattgtttttcttccgagAATGACGTTATAAGTGGTGGAGTTCTTGAGGACCACGAACTCGGACAGGATTGTCTTCCTCTGGCTTCCCATCCCTATGGTAAGGGGAAGAATGATGGAGCCGTCTGGCTTTGAGGAAGTTGTCTCCGAGTTTGGTTACTCCGTTgcggtgtgtttggaggttgTCATTGcggagtccgagcttgtcgaaagctcctctgaagaggatgttgGAATCTGCTCCTGTGTCCACCAGTATTCTTCTTACTAGCCCAGTTCCAATCTTTGCCAAGATGACGAAGGGGGCGTCTTCTGCCGAGGTGCCATGCTGGCAATCCTCGGGGGAGATGTTATCACTCTATTGGTGGTGGCGGTTGAGGTTTCGTCTCTAATTGCCAAGATCTTGAGATCCTTCTTCAGTGCTGATTTTGATTTTCCTGGGGTGTCTTTCCCTATGATGACATTCACGATAATGGTTGGATCTGTTTCAGGGCTTTCCCTAGAGGCTTGTCTCTATGTCCTTGGGTTACGTCCTTCTTTTTCTGGTGATTTGTCTTTTTCCGTGCGTCTTGGTTCCCTCATGATTTTGGCAAACTCGGGGAGTTTTCCGTCTCGTATGGCTTGCTCGAGGGCGTCTTTTAGGTCAAAACAATCTTGTGTCCTGTGTCCGCATCCTCGGTGGTAGTCGCAGTACAGGGTCTTGTTGCTGCCCGTTCTTTCCTTGAGTTGTCGGGCCCTCGGGAGAATACCTCGATCggctatttggtggtatatctcggtGATCGGGGCCGTCATAGGTGTGTAGTTAGAGAATTTTCTGATTCTGGGGGGTTGGTTTATGTTTGCTGGTTTGGGATGTTCTTTATGGTTTTCTCTTGGTGGGGGGTTATGTCGAGGTGCCGTGCTGTCGTGTCGTGTGTTGCCGTGCTGCTGTTTATTGGCGGCTACGACTTGGCTTTCTTCCTCGTCGTTTATGTACTCCTTTACGACGCTCTGGATCTCATGCATGGTCCACACCGGTCTGGTAGTGAGGTGTTTTCGGAAGTCTTCATTCATGAGCTCGTTAGTTAGGCAAAGGCTTGCGACTAAGTCTgtgagtccgtcgaccgttaAACATTCATCGTTGAAGCGATCGAGGTATTTTCTCGTGGACTCGTCTTGTCTCTGGGTGACTCCCAATAAGTTGATGGGGTGTTTAGCTTTGGTGATTCTGGTGGTGAATTGGGCCATGAACTTCCGTGATATATCATGGAAGCCAATTATGGATCCGTCGGGGAGGGCATTGAAACATTTAATTGCTGGCCCGGctagggttaccgggaaggccTTACCTCGGACCGCGTCAGCGGccccttccaggttcatcctggccttgaAGGTCGTTAGGTGCTCCTGGAGGTCCTTGGTTCCGTCGTACTTTATATCCGTAGGTTTGTCGAAGCCTTTAGGGAGTTTTTCTTTCAGGATTCTTTCAGTGAAGGGAGTGGCTCCCATTATCACGTGGTCACTTCTTGTGCGTTTGGCCTCTCGATGTCGTCAGTCATCGTCCGTGTCATGTTGATGAGCCGGGTTGCGTGAGACGCTGCGATCATACCTTTTGCCGTGTTGTCGTTCGGGCATCCTGTCGTGTCCGTGGTCACGGGAGATGCTACGATTGTATCTCTTGGCATGTCGCCGTTCTGGCGATATGTCGTGCCTGGTTTCATGGCGAGATCTTGATCTGGAGGTTGCGTGACTTCCGTTTTTGGTGTTGTGCTTTTCTTTGGGTGTAACTCGGCCTTTGAGGTCTTGCACCTTGAGGCACAACTCTTGGATTATCTGGACCGCCTTCTCTCCTAGGCCGTCGGGTGGCCGGGCTTTAGTGGGAGGACGGTTGTCCTCTCTTGGTTATTGTTGGGTTGGGGTTGGTTGGCGATGTGCCACGCTTATTATCCTCCCGTGGGTGGGAGGAGTGTTATCTTGGAGTTCGGGAGTTGGGGTGTTGGGTGGAGGATTGCTCCTCGAGGTTCTCCGTCATGCCGCCACAATTTGGCTGTCCCCCGCATCTGTGTAAGAACCTTGAGAACTTTCTTGATCTCTTGGCTCCTGAGAGGTCTGAGCTTGGCCACGGTGATAACGTTTAAGGAGGTCGTTCATGATGAGCTTCCTTATGAATTTTCAGTAAGGTCCAAAGGGGGATCATGGCGACAGAGTTGTCATAGGTGAGGCGGCGGATGGCAGAGGTTTGGAACCTGGTGTTGAAGGAGGTGACCTCGTGGGTTTGGAGGAAGAGCTTGAAGAGTTCAAAAGAAGAAGCAACCATGGTGGGCATGGAGCCAAAATAGAGGGAGAAGATGGGGCCATGGCGCTTGGAAAGACGAATGAGGGAGTGGTGAATGAGAAGGTCCAAGAGGTAGAGGTGTCCCACTAAAGGGAGGCGAGAGTGCATAAAGAGTGTTATCACTAAGAAGGTGATTGCAAGTCGAAGAAACATTGTTCCTTTGGGATTTTGCCATTGGAGTAGGGCGAAGGTGTGTTATTGCTGCAAAagtgatgcaagttaaggaagcattattcctttgggatttcgccgttggagtagggcgaatGTGTGTTATCcctgcaaaggtgatgcaagttaaggaaa
This window contains:
- the LOC112721238 gene encoding uncharacterized protein; translation: MGATPFTERILKEKLPKGFDKPTDIKYDGTKDLQEHLTTFKARMNLEGAADAVRGKAFPVTLAGPAIKCFNALPDGSIIGFHDISRKFMAQFTTRITKAKHPINLLGVTQRQDESTRKYLDRFNDECLTVDGLTDLVASLCLTNELMNEDFRKHLTTRPVWTMHEIQSVVKEYINDEEESQVVAANKQQHGNTRHDSTAPRHNPPPRENHKEHPKPANINQPPRIRKFSNYTPMTAPITEIYHQIADRGILPRARQLKERTGSNKTLYCDYHRGCGHRTQDCFDLKDALEQAIRDGKLPEFAKIMREPRRTEKDKSPEKEGRKDTPGKSKSALKKDLKILAIRDETSTATTNRVITSPPRIASMAPRQKTPPSSSWQRLELG